In Setaria italica strain Yugu1 chromosome IX, Setaria_italica_v2.0, whole genome shotgun sequence, the genomic stretch CTTTAGGAGGGTCAGGTGCCAATTGGGTGCTTTTCAGTTGCAGCTGTTTTATCCTGTTTCCTCTCATATTTGAACCCAAGAGACAATACCATTCTCTCTTCTTTCCCCTTAGGAATGACCTTTCGTCATATGCTGTACCCTGCTTACAAGAGCAACCGCACCCCAACGCCAGACACAGTTGTCCAGGGTATGCAGTACTTGAAGGCATCCATTAAGGCAATGTCAATCAAAGTAATTGAGGTAAAGTAATATCATTTATGCATTTGATTACAACCTGGATAGCTATTTACTATTTAGTATGTTGGGTAACACGCAGGAGAGTTGCGTCTCTCTCAAATGATATAGCTGTTGATATTTGGCTTTGTAAAATAATTGATGCAGGTCCCAGGTGTTGAAGCTGATGATGTTATTGGCACCCTGGCTGTAAACAGTGTGTCGGCTGGTTACAAGGTAACTACCTGCACCATTGATCTTCTTCAATTATTCTATCCATTGTttatcaaacaaacaaacaaaaaaaaaacaacctacACCCAACCACAAAGCACAACAGGCACATATGCACAAGGTATAATCTCGTGTATTTTGATCATTTTTATGACTAATACATTGTCTTAAAATGCCCCTCTTTGAAGGTGCGGATTGTCTCTCCTGATAAAGACTTCTTCCAAATTTTGTCACCTTCTTTGCGTTTGCTCAGGATTGCTCCACGCGGTTCTGGGTCAGTTCAAATGTTTTGTTACATTTCAAGTGTAACTGAACGATTCAAATAGTTAAATTTCATGATTCGGACATGCAGAATGGTTTCATTTGGGGTTGAAGACTTCGTCAAGAGATATGGAGCTCTGAAACCCTCGCAGTTTGTTGATGTTGTTGCGCTTTCAGGAGATAAGGCTGACAATATACCTGGTAGTcctttgttgctgttttgtcCTATGATGCATGCCTCTTCTAGCAAGTGatatccttttcccttttttattcCCGTTGACTGATAAAGAAAGAACTAAGTATATGAATGTAACATACTTTGGGTTGTTTGGTCTGTTTGCTGCATGAACCTGGCCTATTATCTTTTCTGATAACTGTTTCGTGACAAACAAGGAGATTTCATTTCTCTTTTGCACGAAGCTAGGCAGCCAACCACACTGGTGGCTATATAGAAATACTGCCTGCCTATTACTTCTTCTACTTGTTTACTTATTGCTTTGTTTGTTCTGTATTGTGTGATTGAACTGTAACTTTAGCTGTTGAATAAAGACCTTGGCTGACCTATCAAATGAGGCTATAAACCATATTAAGTCTACTTACCTTGTAAGTCCAAATGCAAATCCTTCTGTGCCCAAAATTATCTTCTGACTATAACTTTTACCAGCGATTATTCATCATTCTTTGCCGCAATGCATCTCTGTGATCTGAATTTATCTTTGCTGGAACCCATTGACAGTGAGATGCTTATGATGTGACTGGAAACACTTTCTTTTGCAGGAGTTGACGGAATTGGAGATGTTAATGCAGTAAAGCTGATAACTAAGTTTGGTATGTTTTTTTATAGAATTTTGCCCTTGAAAGACTAATTAGATCTGGATTATTTAAAAAAAGATTTATATGCTGTAGCAgagttatttatttatttattttagcttGTTAGTGCAAACTGATTGGTCTAAGTGCACATGCTATAAAAATTGGATAGATTTTAGAATAGCTTGCATACGCACCACAGTGGAAAGATTACCAGGGTCCCTTTAGGAATCCACCTGAGTCTTTTATAGACTATTCACCTGTTTAGTCTTGTTTGTCAAGCTTTTTCATAGGGAGCGTTGGCATATCTGTCACCCTGATTACCTTGAGAGGTTTCAAAGGCACAGCAATGATGTTCTTAATTTTTATAATTCTAAATAGGTTCCTTGGAGAATCTACTGAAATCTGTGGATGAAGTTGAGGATGAGCGAATTAAACAGGTAACGTGTACATGGTAACTCCTCTCCTTTTTCGCATGTATAAACGTTCACTTGTGTCTTTGCAAAGAAACTCTAGCAATGCTGGATTTCACTTCATTTGGTTATATTATTCCTTTTTTGTAATGGATGTGGTCAGCACCATGTCTCAAGGATGGAGTGGTGGACGTGAGAAGGCAATGGGATAGGATTATCCTAGTTAGGTTTGTCGTTGGTGATATGGTCCTGAACATAATTAGTGCGTATGCCCCCTAAGTAGGCCACGATGAGAGTGCTAAAAGGCTTTTCTGGGAAGATTTAGATAGCCTGGTTAGAACTATACCTTCTAGCGAG encodes the following:
- the LOC101768263 gene encoding uncharacterized protein LOC101768263 isoform X3 — its product is MACCFLRAAAAPRLHLYRTAASQQLPSPLTVLRKGVSGQSVLPLTDSIESFQGPSVQNTPRIPLYDDSIPSGILDTLSNPTDGVTRADPSKGRIMLVDGTSVMYRSYYKILAQLQHGQLEHADGNGDWVLTIFKALSLLLDMLEFIPSHAAVVFDHDGVPYGHYTAMPSKECHMAKGMTFRHMLYPAYKSNRTPTPDTVVQGMQYLKASIKAMSIKVIEVPGVEADDVIGTLAVNSVSAGYKVRIVSPDKDFFQILSPSLRLLRIAPRGSGMVSFGVEDFVKRYGALKPSQFVDVVALSGDKADNIPGVDGIGDVNAVKLITKFGSLENLLKSVDEVEDERIKQHHVSRMEWWT